The Spirosoma radiotolerans genome has a window encoding:
- a CDS encoding sensor histidine kinase — MTIRNRLALRFTGLVSSILLLAFVSIYAFCWYFISSDFYRRLNRKAHTTGEMLIHHRLDAQLIKQLIRIRKDQLPNQKIVVFDSRDSVIFSTDEQGSLPIAKSVLAAIRKNQRKDFPQGEYYVSGSQFRASSGQFIVVASAENVYGDEFLKRLIWAFTALFCLIVGITAFSGWFFASDALRPMQQIDQTVSDIFPNNRDERLVVKKDDDEISRLSATINRLLDRVADSFRSQRLFVANVSHELKNPLTQISSQLEVSLLNQREPEAYRQTIRSVLEDVRELATLTHELLQLSQVNQEDAGALLKEVVRMDEILWDIRDEVTAMNPRYQVTISFGELPEDPEQLTVQGNKTLLMTALKNLTENACKFSDNGHALVNVSFEEEVLAIQVQNTGPAIPENELPFIFEPFFRGRQTADLRGYGVGLSLVERIIRLHAGQITASSLDGKPTIFTLILPLLSLTSK; from the coding sequence ATGACCATTCGCAACCGCCTGGCGTTACGGTTTACAGGACTGGTGTCCAGCATTTTGCTGCTGGCGTTTGTAAGTATCTATGCCTTCTGCTGGTATTTTATTTCGTCAGATTTCTACCGGCGACTCAACCGGAAAGCCCACACAACGGGCGAAATGCTGATTCACCACCGGCTGGATGCTCAATTGATCAAACAACTTATCCGAATCCGGAAAGATCAGTTACCTAACCAGAAGATCGTTGTGTTCGATAGCCGGGACTCGGTCATTTTCTCAACCGACGAACAGGGGTCGTTACCCATAGCCAAATCCGTATTGGCGGCTATTCGGAAGAACCAGCGAAAAGACTTTCCCCAGGGTGAATATTATGTATCAGGTTCGCAGTTCAGGGCGTCCAGTGGCCAGTTTATCGTCGTTGCCAGTGCCGAAAATGTGTATGGCGACGAGTTCTTAAAACGGCTGATCTGGGCCTTTACGGCACTCTTTTGCCTGATTGTCGGCATTACGGCTTTCTCTGGCTGGTTTTTCGCCAGTGATGCCCTGCGGCCGATGCAACAGATCGATCAGACTGTAAGCGACATATTTCCCAATAACCGGGATGAACGACTGGTTGTGAAAAAGGACGATGATGAGATCAGCCGATTGTCGGCGACCATCAACCGGTTGCTGGATCGGGTTGCGGATTCATTCCGGTCGCAGCGGCTGTTTGTTGCCAATGTGTCTCATGAATTGAAGAACCCGCTTACCCAGATAAGCTCGCAACTGGAAGTCAGTCTGTTGAACCAGCGGGAGCCCGAAGCGTATCGGCAAACGATCCGATCGGTGCTCGAGGATGTGCGCGAACTGGCAACCTTAACCCACGAGTTGCTGCAACTATCGCAGGTGAATCAGGAAGATGCAGGCGCATTATTGAAGGAAGTTGTGCGGATGGACGAAATTCTCTGGGACATTCGTGACGAAGTGACCGCCATGAATCCACGCTATCAGGTGACGATATCCTTTGGAGAACTGCCTGAAGACCCGGAACAGTTGACCGTGCAGGGAAACAAAACGCTGTTGATGACGGCGCTCAAAAACCTGACCGAAAATGCCTGTAAGTTTTCGGATAATGGACACGCTTTAGTCAACGTCAGCTTTGAAGAAGAGGTCCTGGCGATTCAGGTTCAGAACACCGGCCCGGCCATTCCGGAAAATGAGCTGCCCTTTATTTTTGAACCTTTTTTTCGAGGGCGCCAAACGGCCGATCTGAGAGGGTACGGTGTTGGATTATCGCTTGTCGAGCGAATCATTCGCCTACATGCCGGTCAGATAACGGCGTCTTCGCTGGACGGCAAACCAACTATATTTACCCTGATACTGCCTTTGCTATCCCTGACTTCTAAGTAG
- a CDS encoding B12-binding domain-containing radical SAM protein, with protein MYTAVDQTLLLLTPPFTQLNTPYPATAYLKGFLQTKGIRSYQADLGIEVILNLFSATGLASMFAELEASDAELTDNSYRICRLQNDYISTIDPVIRFLQNKNPTLAHSICDRTYLPEASRFAQLEELDWAFGTMGIHDKARHLATLYLEDLSDLIQEAVDPHFGFSRYAERLGRSATHFDELHDALQAPYTRVSSKLVELLEQKIQQWHPDVVCLTVPFPGNLYGALTCGKYLKQHHPAIKVVMGGGYANTELRSLTEPRVFDYVDFICLDDGEAPLLSLLDYLSGQRELTQLKRVYARIEGVVTYFNGARERDVPQRETGTPNYRDLPLHDYLSVIEVVNPMHRLWSDGRWNKLTLAHGCYWGKCSFCDVTLDYIKRYEPVTASLLCDRIEEIIEQTGQNGFHFVDEAAPPALMRDLALEIIRRKLTVTWWTNIRFESSFTADLCTLLKASGCIAVSGGLEVASDRLLERMKKGVTVAQVARVAEAFTQAGIMVHAYLMYGFPTQTMQETIDSLEMVRQLFMNGIVQSGFWHRFAMTAHSPVGVDPASFDVMRLGPTITPDRFAVFADNDLEHSDPTGADHDLFAEGLRKSLFNYMHDVGFDLPLQKWFTFKVPTTSIPPRYIEKAISQNPEKDPRPNAFVIWPGHLPSLDVFELQQGRNLVEMAELEFYSKQGQWLLEAPVSVGYWLMDTLPRLLIGQHEPCSLAELKANFDRCELGNFDAFTRSAVWGKLREQGLLIV; from the coding sequence ATGTATACCGCTGTGGATCAGACGCTTTTATTACTAACCCCGCCCTTTACGCAGCTAAACACGCCCTACCCGGCCACAGCTTATCTGAAAGGATTCCTGCAAACCAAAGGAATCAGATCGTATCAGGCAGATTTGGGGATTGAGGTTATCCTAAACTTGTTTTCGGCGACGGGATTGGCGTCGATGTTTGCGGAACTGGAAGCCAGCGATGCCGAACTGACCGACAACAGTTACCGGATCTGCCGCCTGCAAAACGATTACATCAGCACCATTGACCCCGTAATTCGGTTTCTACAGAACAAAAATCCAACCCTTGCCCACAGCATCTGTGACCGTACGTATCTGCCTGAAGCTTCACGATTTGCCCAGTTGGAAGAGCTGGACTGGGCGTTCGGGACGATGGGCATTCACGATAAAGCCCGGCATCTGGCAACACTTTATCTGGAAGATCTAAGTGACCTCATTCAGGAAGCCGTCGATCCGCATTTTGGATTCAGCCGGTATGCCGAACGACTGGGACGCTCGGCTACGCACTTCGATGAACTACACGATGCTTTACAGGCACCCTATACACGCGTATCCTCCAAGTTGGTTGAGCTACTGGAACAGAAAATTCAGCAATGGCACCCCGATGTTGTCTGTTTAACGGTTCCGTTTCCGGGCAATTTATATGGCGCTCTCACCTGTGGCAAGTACCTGAAGCAACACCACCCAGCCATCAAAGTCGTTATGGGGGGAGGCTACGCCAATACTGAATTGCGGTCACTAACGGAGCCCCGCGTCTTCGATTACGTTGATTTTATCTGCCTGGATGATGGCGAAGCACCCCTGTTGTCGCTGCTCGACTATCTGTCGGGTCAACGGGAACTAACTCAGTTGAAGCGCGTTTATGCCCGAATCGAAGGCGTAGTTACCTATTTCAATGGTGCTCGGGAAAGAGATGTTCCTCAACGCGAAACGGGCACACCCAACTACCGCGATCTACCGTTGCACGACTACCTGTCCGTTATTGAAGTCGTCAACCCCATGCACCGGCTCTGGAGCGACGGCCGCTGGAACAAATTAACGCTTGCACACGGCTGCTATTGGGGCAAGTGCTCATTTTGTGATGTTACGCTGGATTATATCAAACGCTACGAACCGGTTACAGCCTCGCTCCTGTGCGACCGAATCGAGGAAATCATTGAGCAGACGGGGCAAAATGGCTTTCATTTTGTCGATGAAGCCGCTCCACCAGCGCTCATGCGCGATCTGGCGCTGGAGATTATCCGCCGGAAATTAACCGTGACCTGGTGGACGAATATCCGGTTTGAATCCAGCTTCACGGCGGACTTGTGTACGCTGTTGAAAGCATCGGGCTGCATTGCCGTATCGGGTGGCTTGGAGGTTGCCTCGGACCGATTACTGGAGCGCATGAAGAAAGGGGTAACGGTAGCTCAGGTGGCCCGCGTGGCCGAAGCGTTCACCCAGGCGGGTATCATGGTTCATGCGTACCTGATGTATGGATTTCCGACACAAACCATGCAGGAAACCATCGATTCTCTGGAGATGGTCCGTCAGTTATTTATGAACGGCATAGTTCAGTCGGGCTTCTGGCATCGGTTTGCCATGACGGCTCATAGCCCGGTTGGAGTTGATCCGGCGAGTTTCGATGTCATGCGCCTTGGCCCAACCATTACTCCAGATCGTTTTGCCGTCTTCGCTGATAACGATCTGGAGCACAGCGACCCAACCGGAGCCGACCATGATTTGTTTGCGGAGGGATTGCGAAAATCCCTGTTCAACTACATGCATGATGTGGGCTTCGATTTACCGCTTCAAAAATGGTTCACGTTCAAAGTTCCGACTACCTCCATCCCACCCCGCTACATCGAGAAAGCCATTAGCCAGAACCCGGAGAAAGACCCGAGGCCAAACGCTTTCGTTATCTGGCCGGGCCACTTGCCCAGCCTGGACGTTTTCGAACTTCAGCAGGGACGTAACCTAGTGGAGATGGCCGAATTGGAGTTTTATAGCAAACAGGGGCAATGGCTGCTCGAAGCGCCTGTGTCCGTGGGGTACTGGCTGATGGATACCCTACCCCGGCTACTCATTGGTCAGCATGAACCGTGTTCGCTGGCTGAACTGAAAGCCAATTTCGACAGGTGCGAATTGGGTAACTTCGATGCCTTTACCCGATCAGCCGTTTGGGGAAAGCTTCGGGAGCAGGGCTTGTTGATAGTGTAA
- a CDS encoding peptidoglycan DD-metalloendopeptidase family protein gives MRETATRWLLAIGCLCLTVTAQAQERGRFKNNLRITPKTGKNPNLPVVEQPQKADDQFEQETTQLRFNSQFEPKKELNPVVSEDTSQIEQGETSVVEVIDSVLVGTEWVKIADYYAVWDSRTIDPYNINPLEFDEAVDIKLYDPPANRFWSAPLNEGKMTSNFGYRWGRWHTGTDLDLDTGDPVYAAFDGIVRVVGWDGNGYGRYVLVRHYNGLETLYGHMSKQTVEPGQLIKAGDQLGLGGSTGRSSGPHLHFETRYEGNPFSPLNIYSFPENTINSDHFLLTGSVWDYLRGGRPSSSSESSSRPKFKRTVLHRVRSGETLSSIADRYGMSVSTLKRKNHISGSRLRPGQKIRVH, from the coding sequence ATGAGAGAAACCGCTACACGATGGCTGCTGGCCATTGGGTGCTTGTGTTTGACCGTAACGGCACAGGCCCAGGAGCGCGGGCGATTTAAAAATAACCTGCGTATTACCCCAAAAACGGGGAAAAACCCAAATCTTCCGGTCGTCGAACAGCCGCAAAAAGCGGACGACCAATTTGAACAGGAAACAACTCAACTGCGCTTCAATAGCCAGTTTGAGCCAAAAAAAGAATTAAACCCCGTTGTCAGCGAGGATACCAGCCAGATCGAACAGGGTGAAACCAGTGTTGTTGAAGTCATTGACTCGGTACTGGTTGGTACGGAATGGGTTAAAATTGCCGACTACTACGCCGTTTGGGATTCCCGCACTATTGATCCGTACAACATTAATCCACTGGAGTTCGACGAAGCCGTCGACATCAAACTGTATGATCCACCCGCCAACCGGTTTTGGTCAGCACCTTTAAACGAAGGCAAGATGACGTCCAACTTCGGCTACCGCTGGGGCCGCTGGCATACGGGTACGGACCTCGATCTGGACACTGGTGATCCTGTTTATGCCGCCTTCGATGGTATCGTACGCGTGGTTGGCTGGGATGGTAATGGATACGGCCGCTACGTGCTGGTTCGGCATTATAACGGCCTCGAAACCCTCTACGGGCACATGTCCAAGCAAACCGTTGAACCAGGCCAGCTCATTAAAGCGGGTGACCAACTCGGCCTGGGCGGCAGCACTGGACGTAGTTCGGGGCCGCACCTTCACTTCGAGACGCGCTACGAAGGGAACCCATTTAGCCCGCTGAACATCTACTCCTTCCCCGAAAATACAATCAACTCTGATCACTTCCTGCTCACGGGTTCCGTTTGGGATTATCTACGCGGAGGAAGGCCGTCATCATCATCCGAAAGCAGTTCGAGACCGAAATTTAAACGGACCGTATTACACCGCGTTCGGTCGGGTGAAACCCTCAGCTCCATTGCCGACCGGTATGGCATGTCGGTGTCAACCTTAAAGCGTAAAAACCACATTTCAGGCTCACGGCTTCGGCCAGGGCAGAAAATACGGGTACATTAA
- a CDS encoding response regulator transcription factor, with translation MKLLVVEDEPKTLQAIQQGLEESQFEVDIAYDGLIAKRLALKNNYAGIITDLILPGLNGYELCRQLRAEGIATPILMLTALGETEDKISGFDAGADQYLTKPFHFAELLARVRALTKRGTQVTMTAQYLRYGGIEMNLDAKMVTRDGQPIDLTAREFALLEFLMRNQGRVLSKPAIAEQVWDLNFDTGTNVVEVYINYLRKKIDKNFSKKLIHTHFGMGYMLQEE, from the coding sequence ATGAAACTATTAGTCGTTGAAGACGAGCCAAAGACGCTTCAGGCGATCCAGCAAGGGCTGGAAGAAAGCCAGTTCGAAGTCGATATTGCGTATGATGGGTTAATTGCCAAGCGGCTGGCATTGAAAAATAACTACGCCGGAATCATCACCGACCTCATATTGCCGGGCCTTAACGGCTATGAGCTTTGTCGGCAGTTGCGGGCAGAAGGCATTGCGACGCCAATTCTGATGCTGACGGCGCTGGGCGAAACGGAGGATAAAATCTCGGGGTTCGATGCAGGTGCCGATCAATACCTGACCAAACCCTTTCACTTCGCTGAACTCCTGGCGCGGGTGCGCGCACTCACCAAACGGGGTACGCAGGTGACCATGACGGCCCAGTACTTACGGTACGGTGGTATTGAGATGAATTTGGATGCGAAAATGGTTACCCGCGACGGGCAACCCATTGACCTTACTGCCCGTGAGTTTGCTCTGCTGGAGTTTTTGATGCGCAATCAGGGGCGCGTCTTATCGAAACCTGCTATTGCCGAACAGGTGTGGGATCTGAACTTCGATACGGGCACGAATGTCGTAGAGGTGTATATCAATTACCTTCGTAAAAAGATTGATAAAAATTTTTCCAAGAAACTGATTCATACCCACTTTGGTATGGGTTATATGCTACAGGAGGAATGA
- a CDS encoding chloride channel protein, producing the protein MADRPSRYAQVLAWLDQHVIKRLYTERVRRIILQSLPFWVASLLTGLVAVGYEEIFVWAEQTSFTWIEKQPYLVFILTPVAFVLAWLLVAKLAPAARGSGIPQVMAGIELSSPTTYGRTGYLLSLRVAVVKVLSSVVLLLGGGVIGREGPTIQVSAAIFRAINRLQPAGWPQLSRQIALVTGGAAGLAAAFNTPLGGIVFVVEELTQTHITRFRTAVFTAVIIAGMTAQAIQGPYLYLGFPKVTASTGWFLGIVVFTAMLCGLAGAIFAKTLLWVNGYRRRFGTPLTQAAWVATCGLVLAAIAFWVGTDAVGTGKPIINRLLFQNDHQTPWYLFVVRFLGMALSYSSGAAGGIFATSLSAGAILGDAFARLARVTPSDTNLVIMVSMVSFLTGVVRSPFTAAILVLEMTDRHSAIFQLLLGGLMAQGAASLIDPVSFYEHLKEGFVREAMAQPMLSKPVSQA; encoded by the coding sequence ATGGCGGATAGACCCTCCCGATACGCACAGGTGCTGGCCTGGCTTGATCAACATGTCATTAAACGGCTATACACGGAGCGTGTCCGCCGGATTATTTTACAAAGTTTACCCTTTTGGGTGGCCTCCCTGCTAACCGGCCTGGTAGCGGTGGGTTACGAAGAAATATTCGTCTGGGCTGAGCAAACCAGCTTTACCTGGATTGAGAAACAGCCCTATCTGGTATTTATCCTGACACCGGTGGCCTTCGTTCTTGCCTGGTTGCTGGTAGCCAAACTTGCTCCTGCCGCACGGGGCAGCGGTATTCCACAAGTAATGGCGGGTATTGAGCTGTCCAGCCCGACAACGTATGGTCGTACGGGCTATTTGTTAAGTCTGCGGGTAGCCGTCGTGAAGGTTTTAAGTAGTGTTGTTCTGTTGCTGGGCGGTGGCGTGATTGGCCGGGAAGGCCCAACGATTCAGGTTTCAGCCGCCATTTTTCGTGCTATCAATCGATTGCAACCGGCCGGATGGCCGCAGCTTTCCCGACAGATTGCCCTCGTTACAGGGGGTGCCGCCGGACTGGCAGCCGCCTTCAATACACCTCTGGGCGGCATTGTCTTCGTGGTCGAAGAGCTTACTCAAACCCACATAACCCGCTTCCGAACGGCCGTTTTCACGGCGGTGATCATTGCCGGTATGACGGCACAAGCTATTCAGGGCCCTTATCTGTATCTGGGATTTCCAAAAGTTACCGCATCGACGGGTTGGTTTCTGGGTATTGTTGTCTTTACCGCCATGCTTTGCGGACTGGCGGGAGCTATTTTTGCCAAAACATTATTGTGGGTCAATGGCTATCGTCGTCGGTTTGGTACACCTTTAACGCAGGCCGCCTGGGTGGCCACATGCGGGCTCGTTTTGGCGGCTATTGCTTTTTGGGTAGGTACAGACGCGGTGGGCACCGGAAAGCCAATCATCAACCGGCTATTATTTCAAAACGATCACCAGACGCCCTGGTACCTTTTCGTCGTACGCTTTTTGGGTATGGCCCTGAGTTACAGCAGCGGGGCAGCAGGGGGTATTTTTGCCACTTCACTCAGCGCCGGAGCCATTCTGGGCGATGCCTTCGCCCGACTCGCGAGAGTTACGCCCAGCGATACCAATCTGGTCATTATGGTCAGTATGGTGAGCTTCCTGACGGGCGTTGTCCGGTCACCCTTCACGGCTGCGATTCTGGTACTGGAAATGACGGATCGGCACTCGGCTATTTTTCAATTACTGCTGGGTGGGCTTATGGCCCAGGGAGCCGCATCGCTCATTGATCCGGTGTCTTTCTACGAGCATCTGAAAGAAGGGTTTGTTCGGGAAGCGATGGCACAACCCATGTTGAGTAAGCCTGTTAGCCAGGCCTAA
- a CDS encoding rod shape-determining protein, with the protein MTFFNFLTSDIAIDLGTANTLIIHKDRIVVDEPSIIAMDRLSGKVLAIGHKAMQMHEKTNENIKTIRPLKDGVIADFTAAELMIRGLIKLLESSGKLFSPSHRMVVSIPSGITEVEKRAVKDSCEHAGAKQVYMVFEPIAAAIGIGIDITQPNGTMIVDIGGGTTEIAVIALSGIVCEQSIRTAGDVFTRDIVDYIRREHNLFIGERSAEQIKMEVGSALSELDNPPADYEVRGRDLMTGIPKEIKVTYSEIAYALEKSVSKIEEATMKALEMAPPELSADIYTNGIHLTGGGALLHGLDRRLSSKTKLPVHVAEDPLKAVVKGTGEVIKNMEMYQSVLIS; encoded by the coding sequence ATGACTTTCTTCAATTTCCTGACAAGTGACATTGCAATAGATTTAGGCACAGCGAATACCTTGATTATTCACAAGGATCGGATTGTGGTGGATGAGCCTTCGATTATTGCCATGGACAGATTAAGTGGCAAGGTATTGGCCATCGGCCATAAGGCTATGCAAATGCACGAAAAGACGAACGAAAATATTAAAACGATTCGTCCCCTGAAAGATGGCGTTATCGCCGATTTCACAGCCGCCGAACTAATGATTCGCGGATTAATCAAACTGCTTGAAAGTAGTGGAAAACTATTTTCGCCCTCCCACCGGATGGTTGTCTCGATCCCATCGGGTATCACCGAAGTAGAAAAACGGGCCGTCAAAGACTCCTGCGAGCATGCGGGTGCCAAACAGGTATACATGGTATTTGAACCTATTGCCGCAGCCATTGGCATCGGAATCGACATTACCCAGCCTAATGGAACCATGATCGTTGACATTGGCGGAGGCACTACCGAAATCGCGGTGATTGCGTTATCCGGCATTGTTTGCGAGCAATCCATCCGAACAGCCGGGGACGTTTTCACCCGCGACATTGTCGATTACATCCGTCGTGAACATAATCTGTTTATCGGCGAACGATCGGCCGAACAGATTAAAATGGAGGTGGGCTCGGCTCTTTCGGAGCTGGACAATCCACCGGCCGATTATGAAGTACGCGGGCGTGATCTGATGACGGGCATTCCGAAAGAAATCAAAGTGACTTATAGCGAGATTGCCTACGCGCTGGAAAAATCAGTATCGAAAATCGAAGAGGCAACGATGAAGGCGCTGGAAATGGCTCCTCCTGAACTGTCGGCAGATATTTATACCAATGGCATTCATCTGACGGGTGGCGGAGCCTTGTTGCATGGGCTCGACCGGCGACTATCGTCGAAGACCAAATTGCCGGTTCATGTTGCCGAAGATCCGCTGAAAGCCGTTGTCAAAGGCACGGGCGAGGTGATCAAGAACATGGAGATGTATCAGTCCGTTTTGATCAGTTAA
- a CDS encoding bifunctional alpha,alpha-trehalose-phosphate synthase (UDP-forming)/trehalose-phosphatase has protein sequence MNTFNRLLIVSYRLPFTFQQTDNGVVLVQNSGGLVSAVLSMAERMGQKQDGAATKIHWVGHADASLQHIESSAFENETFVAHPVFMDEAVHKGFYEGFSNDLIWPLFHYFTSFASFRETDFDSYQQANTRFLEELTALIEPGDLVWIHDFQLMLLPDMVRKAMPTATIGYFFHIPFPTYEIIKLLPRTWRHALLNGILGADVIGFHTADYVQHFMQSVSDVLALPIIGPRIVLPDHSVVVKDFPISVDFTKFNSSGQDAAVIAMKAQYQTLLQQDKIIFSVDRLDYTKGITYRLQGYERFLSQNPDWHDNVTFVMTVVPSRDQIGHYQEIKREIEETVGRINGLFGTIGWRPIVYSYASLTFTELMALYTACDIALITPIRDGMNLVCKEFVASRQDQRGVLILSELAGAAQELPDALIINPTDTQEVADAIKQGLAMAPDEQEQRMARMRMHLQNHNVFRWSNDFLRAFDNLLGNQTDLETDLPIQPFIAAFSEARQRLLLFDFDGTLAPLVNDPADARPSDALKDAFLTIAESSDLVVISGRNRAFLEKTFAGIPLYLVAEHGAFLKKPNQPWERLDLSDSDWVDSVRALMNEAVERFPGSFIEEKETAIAWHYRMADADDVEGQAVELATQLRGTAFSIPLTVIQGSKVVEVKPAQHSKGTVALKIVEQASYDFIVSVGDDTTDEDMFRQLPNWAYTVKVGSGMSFARYRLARQQDVETLLQRMNDVLVNA, from the coding sequence ATGAACACATTTAACCGATTGCTTATCGTTTCGTACCGATTACCCTTCACGTTTCAGCAAACAGATAACGGGGTTGTATTGGTCCAGAATTCGGGTGGGCTGGTGTCGGCCGTGCTGTCGATGGCTGAGCGAATGGGTCAGAAACAAGACGGTGCCGCCACCAAAATTCATTGGGTTGGTCATGCCGATGCCTCCCTTCAGCACATCGAGTCGTCGGCGTTTGAGAATGAAACCTTCGTGGCACACCCGGTTTTTATGGACGAGGCCGTTCACAAGGGTTTTTACGAGGGATTCAGTAATGACCTGATCTGGCCGTTGTTTCATTATTTCACGTCGTTTGCCTCCTTCCGGGAAACGGATTTCGATAGTTATCAGCAGGCCAACACCCGTTTTCTGGAAGAGCTTACGGCCCTTATTGAGCCCGGTGATCTGGTCTGGATTCACGATTTTCAATTGATGTTATTGCCTGATATGGTTCGGAAAGCGATGCCGACGGCCACCATCGGTTATTTCTTTCATATTCCCTTTCCGACCTACGAAATCATTAAACTATTGCCCCGTACCTGGCGGCATGCCTTGTTGAATGGTATTCTGGGTGCCGACGTCATCGGTTTTCATACGGCCGATTATGTTCAGCATTTTATGCAAAGTGTATCCGATGTGCTGGCGTTACCCATTATCGGCCCTCGCATCGTGTTGCCCGATCACTCGGTCGTGGTGAAAGACTTTCCTATCAGTGTCGATTTTACCAAGTTCAACAGCAGCGGACAGGATGCGGCCGTGATCGCTATGAAAGCCCAGTATCAGACCTTGCTTCAGCAGGACAAGATCATTTTCTCCGTCGATCGGCTGGATTACACGAAGGGAATTACGTATCGGCTGCAAGGATATGAGCGGTTTTTAAGTCAGAATCCGGATTGGCATGACAACGTTACGTTTGTAATGACCGTTGTTCCGTCGAGAGATCAGATCGGGCATTATCAGGAAATCAAGCGGGAAATTGAAGAAACTGTCGGGCGCATCAACGGACTCTTCGGAACCATTGGCTGGCGACCCATTGTGTATTCCTATGCATCGCTCACCTTTACCGAACTAATGGCCCTGTACACGGCCTGCGACATTGCCCTGATCACCCCCATTCGGGATGGCATGAATCTGGTTTGTAAGGAGTTCGTGGCCAGTCGGCAGGATCAGCGAGGGGTGTTGATCCTGAGTGAATTAGCGGGAGCCGCGCAGGAGCTACCCGATGCGCTGATCATTAATCCGACCGATACGCAGGAAGTCGCCGATGCCATCAAACAGGGGCTGGCCATGGCTCCCGACGAGCAGGAGCAGCGCATGGCTCGTATGCGGATGCATCTGCAAAACCACAATGTTTTCCGGTGGAGCAATGATTTTCTGCGGGCGTTCGATAATTTGCTGGGAAATCAAACCGATCTGGAAACGGACTTGCCTATTCAGCCCTTTATTGCTGCGTTTAGTGAGGCTCGTCAGCGTTTGCTGCTGTTTGATTTCGACGGAACGCTGGCGCCACTCGTCAACGACCCAGCCGATGCCCGCCCATCGGATGCGCTAAAAGACGCCTTTCTGACCATTGCCGAAAGCAGTGATCTGGTCGTCATCAGCGGGCGTAACCGGGCCTTTCTGGAAAAGACGTTTGCCGGTATTCCGCTGTATCTGGTGGCCGAACACGGGGCCTTTCTGAAAAAGCCCAATCAGCCCTGGGAGCGGCTCGATTTATCCGATAGCGACTGGGTCGATTCCGTTCGGGCCCTGATGAATGAAGCTGTCGAGCGATTCCCCGGCTCGTTTATCGAGGAAAAAGAAACCGCCATTGCCTGGCATTACCGGATGGCAGATGCCGACGATGTAGAAGGCCAAGCTGTTGAACTCGCCACCCAGCTTCGGGGAACAGCCTTCTCCATTCCCCTGACCGTTATTCAGGGCAGCAAAGTGGTTGAGGTGAAGCCAGCACAGCACAGTAAAGGAACTGTAGCACTCAAAATTGTTGAACAAGCCTCTTACGATTTCATCGTCAGTGTGGGCGATGACACTACTGATGAGGATATGTTCCGGCAGTTACCCAACTGGGCTTATACGGTAAAAGTGGGTTCGGGTATGTCGTTTGCCCGCTACCGGCTTGCCCGTCAACAGGATGTCGAAACGCTGCTGCAACGCATGAACGACGTGCTGGTGAATGCTTGA